A stretch of Glandiceps talaboti chromosome 18, keGlaTala1.1, whole genome shotgun sequence DNA encodes these proteins:
- the LOC144449292 gene encoding sodium-dependent glucose transporter 1A-like → MADTNKNDGAKLTDQPQVSEDILTNENIQVKGKANEEEKKSIKIIKTVLVYMVSFGVGYCIALLGPCLLDFQLLLGTTLQKTTFIFTARSSGYLIGSFSWGAGFDKFDNQFILGTCLLGAAITGASVPWCNDFVLVIIVIAAWGFFTGGLETASNTFCIKIWGKNSEPMLQGHYLCFAVGATVAPLIAGPFLTPIESESNMTSPSPSPSLETSPHQLQDNQSGLNNAEDLDYEGTLWVPFTVISTVYFVLALSFFSMFVRNGCVFATPKGRNSIPENPTRSKKKTNIFNITLLILLFFFSFFYTGHEIGYGGFIFTFAVESDFAFSVKQASYLNAAFWGSFAASRVVGIFCATGLAPRTMLIIDLCGMCIASSLLAIFGGTVVEVLWGATILLGISMATVFPSIMSWADRYIKLTGKRMATFIMAAAVSEMVLPLLLGFLISTFSVMMLMYVTLGITLSTAICFIILQIMGSWHGERSKEIEDIEPESSKDICDNEMATVNQAYGDTK, encoded by the exons ATGGCGGACACAAATAAGAACGACGGGGCTAAATTAACGGATCAGCCGCAGGTATCCGAAGATATTCTGACCAATGAAAATATACAGGTAAAGGGGAAAGCAAACGAGGAAGAGAAGAAATCTATCAAAATAATAAAGACAGTTTTGGTCTACATGGTTTCATTTGGAGTG gGTTATTGTATTGCTCTTCTTGGTCCATGTCTGTTGGACTTCCAATTGCTACTGGGAACCACGTTACAAAAGACAACATTCATATTCACCGCCAGGAGTTCTGGATATTTGATTGGTTCTTTTAGCTGGGGTGCTGGCtttgataaatttgacaatCAATTCATTTTAGGAACTTGCTTGCTTGGTGCTGCCATCACTGGTGCATCTGTTCCATGGTGCAATGACTTTGTATTGGTCATAATTGTAATAGCAGCATGGGGATTTTTTACAGGTGGTCTGGAGACAG CATCAAACACTTTCTGCATCAAAATATGGGGGAAGAATTCGGAACCAATGCTCCAAGgtcattatttgtgttttgCGGTAGGAGCCACCGTGGCACCGCTAATAGCGGGACCGTTTCTGACACCCATAGAGTCGGAGAGTAATATGACGAGTCCATCACCATCCCCATCATTAGAAACCAGTCCTCATCAACTACAGGACAACCAGAGTGGCTTAAATAATGCGGAAGATTTGGATTATGAGGGAACATTATGGGTCCCCTTCACTGTAATAtcaactgtatattttgtattagcCCTATCATTTTTCTCGATGTTTGTGCGAAACGGTTGTGTGTTTGCTACTCCCAAAGGCCGTAATTCGATTCCGGAGAATCCAACAAGATCTAAGAAGAAAACCAACATCTTTAATATAACATTGTTGATTCTTCTATTTTTCTTCAGCTTTTTTTATACCGGACACGAGATTGGTTATGGTGGATTTATATTTACTTTTGCAGTAGAATCTGACTTTGCATTTTCGGTGAAACAAGCAAGTTATTTGAATGCCGCTTTCTGGGGTAGCTTTGCTGCTTCACGAGTAGTTGGTATATTCTGTGCAACAGGACTTGCTCCACGGACTATGTTGATCATAGATTTGTGTGGTATGTGTATAGCAAGCTCCCTACTGGCGATATTCGGAGGTACAGTCGTAGAAGTGTTGTGGGGGGCAACGATATTACTCggaatttccatggcaactgtaTTCCCCAGTATTATGTCATGGGCTGATCGATACATCAAACTTACCGGGAAACGAATGGCCACCTTCATTATGGCTGCTGCAGTATCGGAGATGGTGCTTCCATTGTTACTGGGTTTTCTTATATCAACTTTTAGCGTTATGATGCTTATGTATGTAACACTGGGTATTACACTCTCGACAGCAATATGTTTCATAATTCTGCAAATAATGGGATCTTGGCATGGTGAGAGATCAAAAGAGATTGAAGATATCGAACCGGAAAGTAGTAAAGATATTTGTGACAACGAAATGGCAACTGTGAACCAAGCATATGGTGATACAAAATAA